One Rosa chinensis cultivar Old Blush chromosome 3, RchiOBHm-V2, whole genome shotgun sequence DNA window includes the following coding sequences:
- the LOC112193099 gene encoding disease resistance protein RUN1 isoform X3, whose translation MQRILNPYFSVRCESELIQVIVRCVWEKLHPPITLSDCKDKLVGIEIGLGQMSLYLAPEEKDVRIIGIWGMGGVGKTTLARLVYEKLSHKFEVAKFLVDGTIVDLQKQILSPILKENNSQVWNEHEGTLFIRRYLSNKKVLLVFDDVNRCDHLKSLTRYKSWFGDGSRIIVTTRDERVLIQNDIEMSFELAGLSHSKALELFCQHAFKKDQPEEGFSELAKCFVDYAQGLPLALEVLGGFLYKRDLDAWNSELESLKRIPDPTIFNLLKLSYDALDDLQKNIFLDIAFFYKGLDKRRVIELLQYCYGLNVRIVIDVLKEKSLLTIGLHNNVGMHGLVQEMAWEIVRQESREEPGLRSHLCHRNDIFHVFMRNTGTEAIKGIRLCLPLLEEADSSWNCECFSKMPKLMFLEFDNLIISSGPKSLPNSLIILKWNWYPSKSLPAGFRPNILAELKMPRSNLVRLWDGRKDLPNLKYMDLTMSKNLKETPDFTGIPNLEKLHLGYCDSLVKVHPSIAVNKKLKRLTLYGCENVKVFPSKIEMDSLEFLSLDGCSKVKIPEFGEGMKNLSQVLASGTASEELPSSIEHLVGLTYLLINDSKRKLYMGFTGLFKRSPEPVCLALPSPRALSLRLLSLDYCNLEVIPDDIGYCLPSLEWLHLCGNNFVSLPPSIKCLSKLTVINLRRCKRLQQLPDLPSNEELEVLADDCDSLKMLSKPSQQGRFTKLVSFRLTTVNCFGLIDNEGLNNGIFSMLSRLAAQGISLSGDCFRPSLDIVSPGNKISEWFDIQSEGDSLTVELPPDQESEWMGIVFCVVFAHQKDPDTLKIDHFLIECSSPGIHREHSLQMETHGMGDHIWVSFMPRGQIQDTTSCSIRFSFDTHSYGLSGYIPCSNCVKRCGARLLYEQDLKNLLDGKTNILKRSHEYCDSEEAEPGEGPSAIAIGCSNKESVFKRLKASGGKQILNKIADLKFELMHWNIEQSMLKPHTS comes from the exons ATGCAAAGAATTTTAA ATCCCTATTTTTCTGTTAGATGTGAAAGTGAGCTTATACAAGTCATTGTGAGATGTGTGTGGGAGAAACTGCATCCTCCAATCACTTTGTCAGATTGCAAAGACAAGTTAGTCGGAATTGAGATTGGACTTGGGCAAATGAGTTTGTATTTAGCTCCTGAGGAAAAGGATGTTCGAATTATAGGAATATGGGGTATGGGTGGAGTGGGCAAGACTACCCTTGCTAGGCTAGTGTACGAGAAATTATCCCATAAGTTTGAAGTGGCTAAGTTTCTTGTTGATGGTACTATAGTCGATCTTCAAAAACAGATTCTTTCCCCAATCTTGaaggaaaataattcacaagtTTGGAATGAGCACGAAGGAACTCTTTTCATTAGAAGATACTTGTCTAATAAAAAGGTTCTTCTCGTTTTTGATGATGTTAATCGCTGTGACCACCTAAAATCATTGACCAGATATAAATCTTGGTTTGGTGACGGAAGCAGAATCATTGTTACAACTAGAGATGAACGTGTGCTCATCCAGAATGATATAGAAATGTCATTTGAGCTAGCGGGCCTATCTCACAGTAAAGCTCTTGAGCTCTTTTGTCAGCATGCCTTCAAAAAAGATCAGCCCGAGGAAGGCTTTTCAGAGCTGGCCAAGTGTTTCGTAGATTATGCCCAAGGGCTTCCATTAGCTCTTGAAGTTCTGGGAGGTTTTCTGTATAAGAGAGATCTAGACGCATGGAATAGTGAATTGGAGTCACTAAAGAGAATTCCTGATCCGACAATTTTCAATTTGCTCAAATTAAGTTATGATGCGCTAGATGATTTGCAGAAGAACATTTTTCTGGACATAGCATTCTTCTACAAGGGGTTGGACAAGAGGCGAGTTATTGAACTGCTACAATATTGTTATGGCTTAAATGTTCGTATTGTGATAGATGTTCTCAAGGAGAAATCTCTCTTAACTATTGGTCTGCACAACAATGTTGGGATGCATGGTTTGGTACAAGAAATGGCATGGGAAATTGTTCGTCAAGAATCTCGTGAGGAGCCCGGTCTTCGCAGCCACTTGTGTCATCGTAATGACATCTTTCATGTATTCATGAGAAATACG GGAACAGAAGCGATCAAAGGCATACGGTTATGTTTACCCCTTTTAGAAGAGGCAGATTCAAGCTGGAATTGTGaatgcttctctaagatgccCAAACTAATGTTTCTTGAATTTGATAATTTAATAATTAGTTCAGGCCCCAAATCCCTCCCAAATTCCTTGATAATTCTCAAATGGAATTGGTATCCTTCCAAATCTCTTCCAGCTGGTTTCCGGCCAAATATACTTGCTGAACTGAAGATGCCAAGAAGCAATCTTGTCCGGCTTTGGGATGGAAGAAAG GACTTGCCTAACTTGAAATATATGGATCTTACGATGTCCAAAAACTTGAAGGAGACCCCAGATTTCACAGGTATTCCGAATCTTGAGAAGTTGCATCTTGGATATTGTGACAGTTTAGTTAAGGTCCATCCATCCATTGCAGTGAACAAAAAGCTTAAACGGTTGACACTCTATGGATGTGAAAATGTCAAGGTGTTCCCAAGTAAGATAGAAATGGATTCTCTCGAGTTTCTCAGTCTTGATGGCTGCTCAAAAGTAAAGATTCCAGAATTTGGAGAAGGGATGAAAAATTTATCTCAAGTCTTGGCATCTGGGACCGCTAGTGAGGAATTACCTTCATCAATTGAACATCTGGTTGGCCTTACTTATCTGCTTATAAATGATAGCAAAAGGAAGCTTTACATGGGCTTTACGGGCTTATTTAAAAGGAGTCCAGAGCCTGTGTGCTTGGCGTTGCCATCTCCAAGGGCTTTGTCTTTGCGGTTGTTATCTCTAGATTATTGTAATCTAGAAGTTATCCCCGACGATATTGGCTACTGCTTGCCGTCTCTAGAATGGTTGCATCTTTGTGGAAATAATTTTGTTAGTCTTCCTCCAAGCATTAAATGCCTTTCTAAGCTGACGGTCATTAATTTGAGGAGATGCAAAAGGCTTCAACAATTACCGGATCTCCCATCGAATGAGGAATTAGAAGTATTGGCAGACGATTGCGATTCCTTAAAAATGTTGTCGAAACCATCACAGCAGGGCAGATTCACCAAATTGGTGTCCTTTCGTTTAACAACTGTCAATTGCTTTGGATTGATTGACAATGAAGGCTTGAATAATGGAATATTTTCAATGCTAAGCAGATTGGCCGCTCAg GGCATCTCATTAAGCGGTGATTGTTTTCGTCCGTCATTGGATATTGTAAGTCCTGGCAATAAAATTTCAGAGTGGTTCGATATTCAAAGCGAGGGAGATTCATTGACTGTGGAGCTGCCTCCGGATCAGGAATCAGAGTGGATGGgcattgtgttttgtgttgtttttgccCATCAGAAAGATCCTGACACTCTTAAGATTGATCATTTTTTAATTGAATGTTCATCGCCAGGGATTCATAGAGAACACTCTCTGCAGATGGAAACCCATGGGATGGGAGATCATATTTGGGTGTCTTTTATGCCTCGTGGTCAAATCCAGGATACCACGAGCTGCTCTATTAGGTTCTCATTCGACACGCATTCTTACGGGCTTAGTGGTTATATTCCATGCTCGAATTGTGTGAAGAGGTGTGGGGCTCGATTGTTGTACGAGCAAGATTTGAAAAACCTCCTCGATGGAAAAACCAACATCTTGAAGCGGAGTCATGAATATTGTGACTCGGAGGAGGCCGAGCCAGGGGAAGGTCCAAGTGCAATTGCAATTGGTTGCTCTAACAAGGAATCGGTTTTTAAAAGACTCAAGGCCAGTGGcggaaagcaaatcctaaacaagATCGCAGATCTAAAATTTGAACTGATGCACTGGAATATAGAGCAAAGCATGTTAAAACCACACACATCCTAA